One part of the Mariniblastus fucicola genome encodes these proteins:
- a CDS encoding tetratricopeptide repeat protein, translating into MKLLQVTVILFVAAVSSGISWGQIGDQATQEPAQANRFENSVDQSARAQRALENIEKAIAVLIPGGIEPGSPRQKNFAAVIESFAKGQARDAMDALEKMATEDANLPPAEVVMAGLTFAVGDNKSGMVLLESGAIKHADYPGVYLSFAQIAINAGRLTDASLHADKTARLIETGNLSPERKSHFLKQYFEIATSIHLRRKQDEKAQEMLAQLQNVAPNLPFYLRSKAELAFRAGQNDQALQFLKQYATATESKRLPELTLVDWTKNSGKDEAAKELLLNTIQQHPSDATAHMMAAQMHMAGEDFPNALMSLKKFEDLNGEETQQSLDMKGRIAFAGLSYELAAEHFRKLSQLTPNDPSSANILALCLIESDDPELQKQAMQISQRVASRMSGNTLALASLAYIYLKNGEKEKSQQLMQRVAVSRQATPEVSYFLANWLVENGQAEQAANILQQALDSKGLFLYRSASRKMLSRLNADE; encoded by the coding sequence ATGAAACTGCTTCAAGTCACTGTCATCCTGTTCGTCGCCGCTGTCTCAAGTGGAATTTCCTGGGGCCAGATCGGTGATCAGGCTACTCAGGAACCGGCGCAAGCCAATCGTTTCGAGAATTCGGTCGACCAGAGCGCGCGTGCTCAACGAGCGCTGGAGAACATCGAAAAAGCGATTGCTGTTTTGATCCCCGGAGGAATCGAACCCGGTTCGCCGCGACAGAAAAATTTCGCTGCCGTCATCGAATCGTTCGCCAAAGGGCAGGCACGGGACGCGATGGACGCGCTTGAAAAAATGGCAACCGAAGATGCGAATCTTCCGCCGGCTGAAGTTGTGATGGCCGGATTGACGTTCGCCGTCGGAGACAACAAATCAGGCATGGTTCTTCTCGAAAGCGGTGCAATCAAGCATGCCGATTACCCCGGCGTGTACCTCAGTTTTGCACAGATCGCGATCAACGCGGGTCGGCTTACCGATGCATCGCTGCATGCCGACAAGACGGCGCGGCTGATCGAAACAGGCAACTTGTCACCAGAGCGCAAAAGTCACTTTTTGAAACAGTACTTCGAAATTGCGACCAGCATTCATCTGCGACGCAAGCAGGATGAGAAAGCCCAGGAGATGTTGGCTCAGTTGCAAAACGTTGCTCCCAATCTGCCGTTCTACCTTCGCAGCAAAGCCGAACTCGCATTTCGGGCCGGGCAAAACGATCAGGCGTTGCAGTTTCTTAAACAGTACGCGACCGCAACTGAGAGCAAGCGACTACCTGAGTTGACGCTGGTCGACTGGACAAAGAACTCCGGCAAGGATGAGGCCGCGAAAGAGCTTTTGCTCAACACGATTCAACAACATCCTTCTGACGCCACCGCTCACATGATGGCGGCTCAGATGCACATGGCCGGCGAAGATTTTCCGAACGCATTGATGTCGTTGAAAAAGTTTGAAGATCTCAACGGAGAAGAAACCCAGCAGTCCCTGGACATGAAGGGGCGCATCGCGTTCGCCGGACTGTCATATGAACTTGCTGCCGAGCATTTTCGAAAGCTGAGCCAATTGACGCCCAACGATCCCAGCAGTGCCAACATTCTGGCGTTGTGCCTGATCGAAAGCGACGATCCGGAACTGCAAAAACAGGCGATGCAAATCTCACAGCGCGTCGCCAGCCGGATGTCCGGCAACACACTGGCACTCGCCTCGCTGGCATACATTTATCTCAAGAATGGCGAGAAAGAAAAATCGCAACAGCTGATGCAACGAGTCGCCGTTTCCCGTCAGGCCACTCCGGAAGTTTCATATTTCCTTGCGAACTGGCTGGTTGAAAACGGTCAGGCTGAACAGGCTGCGAACATCCTACAGCAGGCTCTCGACTCGAAAGGACTGTTCCTCTATCGTTCCGCGTCCCGGAAAATGTTGAGCCGTCTAAACGCCGACGAGTAG
- a CDS encoding OmpH family outer membrane protein, producing MKSLISSIALAVLAVSSFASAAVAQDGGIVAVLDVAKVFKVNQSFDSEMKKIKQDAEDLKAQIQQEQEAIKAEAMQISQYEAGSPDRNKMEAAVEQKQASLRTRARQAEADLLNQEAGIYYNTYMKMQQVVGDLAAKHGISMVVRFDGGSVDPDKRPEVIKAVNRTVVFHRDIDLTNMVINGMGPRIAETATNVK from the coding sequence GTGAAATCGCTCATTTCATCTATCGCGTTGGCAGTGCTTGCCGTTAGCTCATTCGCATCAGCCGCTGTCGCACAAGACGGTGGAATCGTCGCTGTGCTGGATGTTGCCAAAGTCTTTAAAGTGAATCAGAGTTTTGATTCCGAGATGAAGAAAATCAAACAGGACGCTGAAGATCTGAAAGCTCAAATTCAGCAAGAGCAGGAAGCCATCAAGGCTGAAGCCATGCAGATCAGCCAGTACGAAGCTGGTTCGCCAGATCGAAACAAAATGGAAGCCGCAGTCGAGCAAAAGCAGGCTTCTCTTCGCACACGGGCACGCCAGGCAGAAGCTGACTTGCTCAACCAGGAAGCTGGCATCTACTACAACACGTACATGAAAATGCAACAGGTTGTCGGGGACCTTGCCGCCAAGCACGGAATCTCGATGGTCGTCCGATTCGACGGTGGATCGGTTGATCCTGACAAACGTCCGGAAGTCATCAAGGCAGTGAATCGTACGGTTGTATTTCACCGTGACATCGATCTGACCAACATGGTGATCAACGGAATGGGGCCACGCATTGCGGAAACAGCAACGAACGTGAAGTAA
- the phoU gene encoding phosphate signaling complex protein PhoU, with protein sequence MSKHLQRELEQLNRKLMSLFGDVERMINLAKDALCNQKMELVDIIIASDFQVDEREVEIEEDCLKILALHQCVAADLRRLTTVLKINSDLERIADLACNIASRARDVHAYPYFPIPDYLPEMVTKACLMVRMSLDSFVDSDIELAKDVIKLDASVDEYHLSVISELRDLMKQDSGIVEPALHCFTAARQVERIADLAENIAEDMIYYIDGEIVRHHHEKIDQISEFDKEN encoded by the coding sequence ATGTCAAAGCACCTACAGCGCGAACTAGAGCAACTTAACAGAAAGCTGATGTCACTATTTGGTGACGTCGAGCGGATGATCAATCTGGCCAAAGACGCTCTGTGCAATCAGAAAATGGAGCTGGTGGATATCATCATTGCCTCCGATTTTCAGGTCGACGAACGGGAGGTCGAGATTGAGGAAGACTGCCTCAAGATTCTCGCGCTTCACCAGTGCGTCGCGGCAGATCTCAGGCGACTGACCACCGTGCTCAAGATCAATTCCGATCTGGAACGCATCGCCGATTTGGCTTGCAATATTGCTTCCAGAGCCAGAGACGTTCACGCGTATCCGTATTTTCCGATCCCGGATTACTTGCCAGAAATGGTCACCAAAGCCTGCCTGATGGTGAGAATGTCGCTCGATTCGTTCGTGGACTCGGACATCGAACTGGCCAAGGACGTGATCAAGTTGGATGCGTCGGTTGACGAGTATCACCTGTCTGTCATCTCTGAGCTTCGCGACCTGATGAAGCAGGATTCTGGCATCGTTGAGCCCGCGCTTCACTGCTTCACTGCGGCACGCCAAGTCGAGCGAATTGCGGACCTCGCCGAGAATATTGCGGAAGACATGATTTACTACATTGATGGCGAAATCGTTCGTCACCATCACGAAAAAATTGATCAAATTTCAGAATTCGACAAAGAGAACTGA
- the pstC gene encoding phosphate ABC transporter permease subunit PstC, with protein sequence MSSSAASENGGPDYVRPNFPVKSSARSHRNQAIMVTLLTCCALVTLGTTIGIIYMLIKESMGFFASEDIDLWTFLTGTTWSVGRTQGKFEYGVWPLLSGTLRITVIAMALALPLGLVTAIYLSEYAPKGVRAILKPTLEILAGIPTVVLGFFAVKFITPNILSHLGDFKTFNAAAAGIAVGILCIPLVASLAEDALRAVPRTLREGAYGLGSTKLETTLKVIVPAALSGIISAFLLAVARAIGETMVVALAAGSSPTFTADPRVPSQTMTGFIVHTFKSESVVPGTPGYYSIYAVAALLFLITFGITLVGQIVRARYREVYN encoded by the coding sequence ATGAGTTCTTCCGCGGCATCTGAAAATGGAGGGCCGGACTACGTCCGTCCTAACTTCCCGGTCAAGTCATCGGCTCGCAGTCATCGCAACCAGGCCATCATGGTTACGCTGTTGACTTGTTGTGCGCTGGTGACGCTCGGGACAACGATTGGCATCATTTACATGCTGATCAAGGAATCGATGGGTTTCTTTGCCAGCGAAGACATCGACCTGTGGACGTTCCTCACCGGCACTACCTGGTCCGTCGGGCGAACGCAGGGCAAGTTTGAGTACGGCGTTTGGCCATTGCTTTCTGGCACGCTTCGAATCACCGTGATCGCGATGGCTTTGGCGCTTCCGCTGGGGCTGGTAACTGCGATTTACCTTTCCGAGTACGCACCTAAAGGCGTTCGCGCGATTTTGAAACCGACATTGGAGATCCTTGCAGGTATCCCGACGGTCGTGCTGGGATTCTTCGCGGTCAAATTCATCACGCCAAATATCCTTTCTCATCTGGGCGATTTCAAAACGTTCAATGCGGCGGCTGCCGGGATCGCGGTCGGTATTCTCTGCATACCGCTGGTCGCGTCGCTGGCCGAAGACGCCCTTCGCGCGGTGCCTCGGACATTGCGTGAAGGCGCTTATGGGCTTGGCAGCACGAAACTTGAAACGACGCTCAAGGTGATCGTCCCCGCTGCACTTTCCGGGATCATTTCTGCCTTCCTATTGGCCGTTGCCAGAGCGATCGGAGAAACGATGGTGGTCGCCCTGGCTGCCGGATCATCGCCCACGTTTACGGCGGATCCTCGCGTGCCCTCACAAACCATGACGGGTTTCATTGTTCACACTTTCAAGAGTGAGTCCGTGGTTCCTGGAACGCCGGGCTACTATTCGATCTACGCCGTCGCGGCGCTGCTGTTCCTGATCACGTTCGGGATCACGCTGGTTGGCCAAATTGTTCGTGCGCGATATCGGGAGGTCTATAACTGA
- a CDS encoding putative sugar nucleotidyl transferase: protein MNIILFEDSAARQLAPISLTRPAWAIRCASFRLVDWIEPMASSIQSVVRPHLQTLQLNDWPEFASKPQPSNQPVLVVNARLAPTVANSKQLKAFVADNYKAASEQIILVRSGWALAAALVPGRVAGSLNVAVETDRVSELEQLAKDNAYPVVNADVALEVLNYPHDVIGFHMNGCRDAVEHRIKNGDYVEVRPDVFVANSEQKTDVPPDSVFDTSDGPVVFESNIRIGPFCFFRGPVYVGANGKISEHSSIKDSVAIANNCKIGGEAEGLQMEPWSNKQHFGFLGHSYIGSWINLGAGTCNSDLKNTYGTVNMVYGDRKVSTGMQFVGCVMGDYCRTAINASIYTGKVIGVGSSVYGLTPHNVPSFVNCAQHLKQYGVLPADVVAKTQKRMFGRRNITQRPCDVQLLHDVFNMTQSERDPSWSTDPIPF, encoded by the coding sequence ATGAACATCATTCTTTTCGAAGACTCAGCCGCAAGGCAACTCGCGCCCATCTCGCTGACCCGTCCTGCGTGGGCGATCCGCTGCGCCAGCTTTCGGCTGGTCGACTGGATCGAACCGATGGCTTCAAGCATCCAGTCCGTCGTGCGACCGCACTTGCAGACGTTGCAGCTAAACGACTGGCCAGAGTTTGCGTCCAAGCCGCAACCCTCCAACCAACCAGTGCTGGTCGTCAATGCAAGGCTTGCACCAACGGTTGCAAACTCAAAGCAACTAAAGGCATTCGTGGCCGACAATTACAAGGCGGCTTCCGAGCAAATCATTCTGGTCCGCAGTGGCTGGGCACTGGCCGCGGCGCTGGTGCCTGGCAGAGTCGCTGGCTCGTTAAATGTCGCTGTTGAGACAGATCGCGTTTCCGAGCTGGAACAGTTGGCTAAAGACAATGCCTATCCGGTCGTAAACGCGGACGTTGCGCTCGAGGTGCTGAACTATCCGCACGACGTCATCGGCTTTCACATGAATGGATGTCGCGATGCAGTTGAACATCGGATCAAAAACGGGGACTACGTTGAAGTTCGCCCGGATGTCTTCGTCGCCAACTCGGAACAAAAAACGGACGTTCCACCAGACTCAGTATTTGACACCAGCGACGGACCGGTTGTTTTTGAAAGCAACATTCGAATCGGACCGTTTTGCTTCTTCCGCGGACCGGTCTACGTTGGCGCCAACGGAAAGATCAGCGAACACAGCTCGATCAAGGATTCCGTTGCGATTGCAAACAACTGCAAAATCGGTGGCGAAGCCGAAGGCTTGCAAATGGAGCCGTGGTCAAACAAACAACATTTTGGATTTCTTGGGCACAGCTACATCGGCAGCTGGATCAATCTGGGCGCTGGAACCTGCAACAGCGATTTGAAAAACACTTACGGCACCGTCAACATGGTCTACGGTGATCGCAAGGTTTCAACGGGCATGCAGTTCGTTGGCTGTGTGATGGGCGACTACTGCCGAACCGCGATCAACGCCAGCATCTACACTGGCAAGGTGATCGGCGTCGGCAGCTCCGTTTACGGTTTGACGCCACACAATGTGCCTAGCTTCGTAAACTGCGCCCAACACCTGAAACAGTACGGAGTTCTTCCTGCGGACGTCGTAGCGAAAACGCAAAAGCGAATGTTTGGTCGACGAAACATCACACAGCGCCCTTGCGATGTTCAACTTCTTCATGACGTATTCAACATGACGCAGAGCGAAAGAGATCCTTCCTGGTCAACGGATCCAATTCCGTTTTGA
- a CDS encoding PstA family ABC transporter permease — MSTNFYSSPKNESGRKQKSNLFAVACLLISSLAVVILVTLLATILISGSSWLSWEFLTGVHKEDNPEGSGIGQAVTGSALICLLCAAVAIPIGIGTAIFLEEFQPRNKFLRWLHGLVQLNISNLAGVPSIVYGILGLTTFVYLFNLMPSIQVNKPIPWEIGGIHFYQTKTLGRTFVKFPAGDREETTIKLTQNEMCIDGDGNEFELKLVDKRSDAPKDPELRKGFALRGRSASRLTERSPWYFHLPLGRSLLSAALTLALVILPIVIISSQEAIRAVPRSIREAAFGMGATRWQVVRKTVLPAATPGIMTGAILSMSRAIGEAAPVLAVMGGVLGTTRGIQSLMDQTPVLPVTIYQWAGDENAGFENASSAAIIVLLVVLLIMNSVAILIRNRYEKKLA, encoded by the coding sequence ATGTCGACGAACTTTTATTCAAGCCCAAAGAACGAGTCTGGCCGGAAACAGAAATCAAACCTGTTTGCTGTCGCCTGTTTGTTGATTTCCAGCTTGGCGGTCGTGATCCTGGTGACGCTGCTGGCGACGATTCTGATCAGCGGCAGCAGTTGGTTGAGCTGGGAGTTCCTCACTGGCGTTCACAAGGAAGACAACCCGGAAGGCAGCGGCATCGGCCAGGCGGTGACCGGATCTGCATTGATTTGCTTGCTGTGTGCTGCCGTCGCAATTCCGATCGGCATCGGGACCGCGATCTTCCTGGAGGAGTTCCAGCCTCGCAACAAGTTCCTTCGCTGGCTGCACGGTCTGGTTCAACTTAACATCAGCAACCTCGCCGGCGTGCCGTCAATCGTTTACGGAATCCTTGGCCTGACGACGTTTGTCTATCTGTTCAACCTGATGCCCAGCATTCAGGTCAACAAACCGATTCCCTGGGAGATCGGTGGCATTCACTTTTACCAAACCAAAACTCTCGGCCGGACGTTCGTAAAGTTCCCTGCTGGTGACCGGGAAGAAACAACGATCAAACTGACTCAGAATGAAATGTGCATCGATGGGGATGGCAATGAATTCGAGCTGAAGCTGGTCGACAAACGTTCCGATGCACCGAAAGACCCTGAACTGCGGAAAGGTTTCGCGCTTCGCGGACGCAGTGCTTCGAGGCTGACAGAGCGATCTCCGTGGTATTTCCATTTGCCGCTGGGCAGGAGTCTGCTTTCGGCGGCGCTGACGCTGGCGTTGGTGATTCTGCCGATCGTGATCATTTCGTCGCAGGAAGCCATCCGGGCGGTGCCTCGATCGATTCGCGAAGCCGCTTTTGGGATGGGTGCCACTCGCTGGCAAGTCGTCCGAAAGACCGTGCTTCCCGCGGCAACCCCGGGAATTATGACCGGAGCAATCCTCTCCATGAGCCGTGCTATCGGAGAAGCTGCACCGGTATTGGCGGTCATGGGCGGCGTGCTCGGAACCACCCGAGGAATCCAGTCTTTAATGGACCAAACACCCGTTTTGCCGGTTACCATTTACCAGTGGGCAGGAGACGAAAACGCGGGTTTCGAAAACGCGTCTTCGGCTGCGATCATCGTTTTGCTGGTCGTCCTGCTAATCATGAATTCCGTCGCGATTCTGATTCGTAATCGCTACGAAAAGAAGCTTGCTTGA
- a CDS encoding response regulator — protein MAGKNILVVEDDRALAGVLEYNLSSEGFSVTCAMDGQDALNQARSKSPDLVLLDVMIPVMDGVQVCRQLRSEASTMNTPIIMLTAKGEETDQVVGFSVGADDYVTKPFSVRVLLERVKALLRRNERMGDGNDMICVGGIAIDRVKHRALLDGRVLDLTPSEFRLLDTLIRQPGRAFDRSELIDSALGTDAIVLERTIDVHIRSLRKKLDQSADRIETVRGIGYRFCESQ, from the coding sequence ATGGCAGGCAAAAACATTTTGGTGGTTGAGGACGATCGGGCACTCGCTGGTGTGCTGGAGTACAACCTCAGCAGCGAAGGTTTCAGCGTGACCTGTGCGATGGACGGACAGGATGCTTTGAATCAGGCTCGCTCCAAATCTCCGGACCTCGTGTTGCTCGATGTGATGATCCCGGTGATGGATGGAGTCCAGGTTTGCCGCCAGCTAAGAAGCGAAGCTTCGACCATGAACACGCCGATCATCATGCTCACGGCCAAGGGCGAAGAAACCGATCAGGTGGTTGGCTTTTCCGTCGGAGCCGATGACTACGTTACCAAACCGTTCAGCGTTCGCGTGCTTCTCGAACGGGTCAAGGCTCTACTTCGTCGCAACGAACGGATGGGAGATGGCAACGACATGATTTGTGTCGGAGGCATCGCGATCGATCGAGTCAAACATCGCGCGTTGCTTGACGGTCGGGTCCTCGATCTGACTCCCAGTGAGTTCCGATTACTCGACACGCTGATTCGCCAACCCGGACGAGCCTTCGATCGTTCCGAGCTGATCGATTCGGCTCTTGGTACCGATGCGATTGTCCTTGAACGCACAATCGACGTGCACATTCGTTCGCTCCGAAAAAAGCTGGATCAGTCTGCCGACCGCATCGAAACGGTTCGCGGAATTGGTTACCGGTTTTGCGAAAGCCAGTAG
- a CDS encoding PstS family phosphate ABC transporter substrate-binding protein, which produces MKSVSVSIPVLILALLPMTGQAQNLSGNINIQGSSTVQPISNKAKELFNGVHPKVNISVGGEGTGNGFKALASGECDISGASRPIKSTELAKVNAAGIKFVEVPVAYDGLTIVVNPKNDFIKSLTVDQLKKIFREDFAAKTWKDVDPSWPSEKISLYIPGSASGTFDYFKEVIGKKDGKTLRSDEQVQDSEDDKMLVTGVKGEKYAMGFFGYSYYDANRNGLRAVPIVNPKSGKAVTPSIETIKSGEYAPFSRPLFVYVNTKSYEKLEVEEYVLYMFDNLPKIVEAAGYVPLPEAVVAAAQDNVDASNTGTHFVDEKGEKRSGALESVFVPENRAGQ; this is translated from the coding sequence ATGAAAAGCGTATCTGTCTCGATTCCAGTTTTGATTTTGGCTTTGCTTCCTATGACAGGCCAAGCTCAAAATCTCTCAGGAAACATCAACATTCAGGGTTCGAGTACTGTTCAACCGATTTCGAACAAAGCCAAAGAACTGTTCAATGGCGTCCACCCCAAGGTCAACATTAGTGTTGGCGGGGAAGGCACCGGCAACGGCTTCAAGGCACTTGCCTCGGGCGAGTGTGACATCTCTGGCGCTTCGCGTCCGATCAAGAGCACAGAGCTTGCAAAAGTCAACGCTGCGGGAATCAAGTTCGTTGAAGTCCCTGTCGCCTACGATGGTTTGACGATCGTGGTCAATCCAAAGAACGACTTTATCAAGTCCCTGACTGTCGATCAGTTGAAGAAGATTTTCCGCGAAGACTTTGCTGCCAAGACCTGGAAGGACGTCGATCCTTCATGGCCTTCCGAGAAAATTTCACTCTACATCCCCGGTTCTGCTTCAGGAACGTTTGACTACTTCAAGGAAGTCATCGGCAAAAAAGATGGCAAGACGCTTCGCTCTGACGAACAGGTTCAGGACAGCGAAGACGACAAGATGCTTGTCACCGGCGTCAAAGGCGAGAAGTACGCGATGGGATTCTTTGGTTACTCCTACTACGACGCGAACCGTAACGGTCTGCGTGCGGTTCCGATCGTCAATCCAAAATCGGGAAAGGCTGTTACGCCATCGATTGAAACAATCAAGTCCGGAGAATACGCTCCGTTCAGCCGTCCGCTGTTCGTCTACGTGAACACCAAGTCCTACGAAAAACTGGAAGTCGAAGAATACGTTTTGTACATGTTTGATAATCTTCCAAAAATCGTTGAAGCTGCTGGTTATGTTCCACTGCCAGAAGCCGTTGTTGCTGCAGCCCAGGACAACGTCGACGCGAGCAACACAGGAACTCACTTCGTCGATGAAAAAGGCGAAAAGCGTTCAGGCGCTTTGGAATCCGTATTCGTTCCGGAAAACCGCGCTGGCCAGTAA
- the pstB gene encoding phosphate ABC transporter ATP-binding protein PstB: protein MENVSATKKVAAKPVLARTTTRQVSSNASKDQVAEICLKDFNAHYGEFHAIKNINLDIMARQVTAFIGPSGCGKSTLLKWINRMNDIVPSAWAEGSIRMGDLEVLSKQTDVVSLRRRVGMVFQKPNPFPKSIFDNVAFGPKLHFKIGKQDLAALVEWSLRKAAVWDEVKDRLHQSALGLSGGQQQRLCIARAIATGPEVLLMDEPCSALDPASTARVEDLVYELREQYTIVMVTHNMQQASRCSDRTAFFFEGEIVEEGETEQLFTRPKHQKTEDYVSGKFG, encoded by the coding sequence ATGGAAAACGTCTCCGCAACAAAAAAAGTAGCTGCCAAGCCCGTGCTTGCCCGCACCACCACTCGGCAGGTTTCGTCGAACGCGAGCAAGGATCAAGTGGCGGAAATTTGCCTGAAGGATTTCAACGCACACTATGGCGAGTTCCATGCGATCAAGAACATCAACCTCGACATTATGGCTCGCCAGGTAACGGCGTTCATCGGCCCCAGCGGTTGTGGCAAAAGTACGCTGTTGAAATGGATCAATCGCATGAACGATATCGTCCCCTCGGCGTGGGCTGAAGGTTCGATTCGGATGGGTGATCTGGAAGTCCTGAGCAAACAGACCGATGTCGTTTCGCTTCGTCGCCGCGTCGGCATGGTGTTCCAGAAACCGAATCCGTTCCCAAAGTCAATTTTCGACAACGTGGCCTTCGGTCCCAAGTTGCACTTCAAGATCGGCAAGCAGGACCTCGCAGCGTTGGTCGAGTGGTCGTTGCGAAAGGCTGCTGTTTGGGACGAAGTCAAGGATCGCTTGCACCAGTCAGCACTCGGACTCTCCGGCGGTCAGCAGCAGCGACTTTGCATCGCTCGTGCGATCGCGACCGGCCCAGAAGTTTTGCTGATGGACGAACCGTGCAGTGCTCTTGATCCGGCATCGACGGCGAGAGTTGAAGATCTGGTTTATGAATTGCGGGAACAGTACACCATCGTGATGGTTACTCACAACATGCAACAGGCGTCTCGCTGTAGCGACCGAACGGCTTTCTTTTTTGAAGGCGAAATCGTTGAAGAAGGTGAAACCGAACAACTGTTCACTCGCCCGAAGCATCAGAAAACAGAAGACTACGTAAGCGGTAAATTTGGGTAA
- a CDS encoding HisA/HisF-related TIM barrel protein — MRRYVSPVIPVLDLMIGQVVWAKGGHRGCYAPVHSPLTHSARPVDVAKAIFNQTGCDCLYLANIDSFAGATPISSVYQELVEAGFSLWIDADWMGSLHCDKRTDQILTLAQQPNVRLIFSSETMSSLDEFSIISGLAQSGVEPIFSLDMRKGKVISKSDQLSSVQPLDLVAKAWQAGVRDIILLDLESVGTFDGVSTESVIREVHERFPEAKLISGGGVREQADAQQLLTAGCQHVLVASAIFDCRFTPDDVANLTPFRPCAMTASAMKAK; from the coding sequence ATGAGACGTTATGTCAGCCCCGTGATTCCCGTCCTGGACCTGATGATTGGACAGGTAGTTTGGGCAAAAGGAGGGCATCGCGGCTGTTATGCTCCTGTGCACAGTCCGCTGACACACAGTGCCCGTCCGGTAGATGTTGCCAAAGCGATTTTCAATCAGACCGGTTGCGACTGCCTGTACCTGGCCAATATCGACAGCTTTGCCGGAGCGACGCCGATCTCTTCGGTTTATCAGGAACTTGTCGAGGCAGGTTTCTCGTTGTGGATCGACGCGGATTGGATGGGTTCGCTGCATTGCGACAAGCGCACGGACCAGATTTTGACTCTGGCCCAACAGCCCAACGTGCGGCTGATCTTTTCCAGCGAAACGATGTCTTCGCTGGATGAGTTTTCCATCATTTCCGGCTTGGCCCAAAGCGGCGTTGAACCGATCTTCAGCCTCGACATGCGGAAAGGCAAAGTGATCTCCAAGTCCGACCAGCTTTCGTCGGTGCAGCCCCTGGATCTGGTTGCAAAAGCCTGGCAGGCGGGTGTGAGAGACATAATTTTGCTGGATCTGGAGTCTGTTGGGACTTTCGATGGCGTTTCAACAGAGAGCGTGATTCGCGAAGTCCACGAACGTTTCCCGGAAGCGAAGCTTATTTCTGGCGGCGGCGTCCGTGAGCAGGCGGATGCTCAGCAACTGCTAACCGCGGGCTGTCAGCATGTTCTGGTGGCGTCGGCAATCTTTGACTGTCGGTTCACGCCTGACGACGTCGCGAATCTGACTCCGTTCCGACCGTGTGCGATGACGGCGTCGGCGATGAAAGCCAAATAG
- the metF gene encoding methylenetetrahydrofolate reductase [NAD(P)H], with product MIPSTLYQSDKLTLSFELFPPKTEKGEANLYRHVETLMEYQPDFITCTYGAGGSTQTKTLDIICNVKERFDIPVASHLTLVGSTADQLREYLATAKARGVDHIVALRGDPPEGSNEFEQTDGGYRYANELVELLHSEFNDFGVFVAGYPEKHREAPNMETDLDNLKRKVDAGADAIITQLFYCNDDFFRFRDECSSRGINVPVVPGLLPVTDLGQIQRISSLCGAKLPKDFVDALGNTDDQFQVGIDQAVAQIEALKSGGIEGLHLYVLNKSKATVEIMKRMDGLNCPAQAQ from the coding sequence ATGATCCCCAGCACCCTATATCAATCTGACAAACTGACTCTGTCCTTCGAACTCTTTCCTCCCAAAACGGAAAAGGGCGAAGCAAACCTGTATCGGCACGTCGAAACACTGATGGAGTATCAACCTGATTTCATCACGTGCACCTACGGCGCCGGTGGATCAACGCAAACCAAAACGCTTGACATTATCTGCAACGTCAAAGAACGATTCGACATTCCAGTCGCCTCGCACCTGACGCTCGTTGGCAGTACCGCGGACCAACTTCGTGAATACTTGGCGACTGCCAAAGCACGTGGCGTCGATCATATCGTGGCACTTCGTGGCGATCCGCCGGAAGGAAGCAACGAGTTCGAGCAAACCGATGGCGGCTATCGATACGCCAACGAACTGGTCGAACTGCTACATAGCGAGTTCAATGACTTTGGTGTTTTCGTCGCCGGGTATCCGGAAAAACACCGTGAAGCACCGAACATGGAAACGGACCTGGACAACCTGAAGCGGAAAGTCGATGCGGGCGCTGATGCGATCATCACTCAGCTGTTCTACTGCAACGACGACTTCTTCCGTTTCCGTGACGAATGTAGTTCGCGTGGAATCAACGTTCCTGTCGTGCCAGGCTTGCTACCCGTTACCGATCTGGGTCAGATTCAGCGAATCTCTTCTCTATGTGGTGCGAAACTGCCGAAGGATTTCGTTGACGCACTTGGCAACACTGACGACCAGTTCCAGGTCGGCATCGACCAGGCGGTTGCGCAAATCGAAGCACTCAAGTCGGGCGGTATTGAGGGACTGCATCTGTACGTTCTGAACAAATCCAAAGCCACCGTCGAAATCATGAAACGCATGGACGGATTGAACTGTCCCGCCCAAGCCCAATAA